A region from the Paludicola sp. MB14-C6 genome encodes:
- a CDS encoding sugar phosphate isomerase/epimerase family protein — MKLAFSTLGCPDWSWSEIYATAKDLQFDGIEVRGVANELYVPKAKRFTPEKIDSTIAKLKQGNLAISMLTTGIAVGSDYPNALAEAKEYIDLAQKLSCKYIRIMITSNPYPEDCNMVQAIELYNQMCAYGEDKGVTPLMETNGVLACSDAMNQFMDKIESKNKGVLWDIHHPYRYFNESVYDTYRKLGKAIQYVHVKDSIKPNDNITYRMMGYGDLPIYDAIKLLKENKYDSYISLEWVKRWNPDLEEPGIVFAHFKSYMLFLLGRI; from the coding sequence ATGAAATTAGCTTTTTCAACACTTGGCTGTCCTGATTGGAGTTGGAGCGAAATATATGCAACTGCAAAAGACTTGCAATTTGATGGAATTGAAGTACGTGGCGTTGCAAACGAATTATATGTTCCAAAAGCAAAACGATTCACACCCGAGAAAATAGATAGTACAATAGCAAAATTAAAGCAGGGTAATCTTGCAATTTCAATGCTAACTACAGGAATAGCAGTTGGAAGTGACTATCCGAACGCCTTAGCAGAAGCAAAAGAATATATTGATTTGGCACAAAAGCTAAGCTGTAAGTATATTCGTATCATGATTACTTCTAATCCATATCCTGAAGATTGTAATATGGTGCAAGCAATTGAACTTTATAATCAAATGTGTGCTTATGGTGAAGATAAAGGAGTTACTCCTTTAATGGAAACCAATGGCGTACTGGCTTGCTCTGATGCAATGAATCAATTTATGGATAAGATTGAAAGTAAGAATAAAGGGGTACTTTGGGATATTCATCATCCATATCGTTACTTCAATGAAAGCGTATATGATACTTATCGTAAGCTAGGTAAAGCAATACAATATGTTCATGTAAAAGATAGTATTAAGCCGAATGATAACATCACTTATCGCATGATGGGATATGGTGATTTACCGATTTATGATGCTATTAAGCTTTTAAAAGAGAATAAGTATGATTCTTATATATCATTGGAATGGGTAAAGCGTTGGAATCCTGACTTAGAGGAACCCGGCATTGTTTTCGCTCATTTTAAAAGCTATATGTTATTTTTACTTGGTAGAATATAG